The proteins below are encoded in one region of Antennarius striatus isolate MH-2024 chromosome 7, ASM4005453v1, whole genome shotgun sequence:
- the si:ch73-40i7.2 gene encoding FYN-binding protein 1 isoform X7, whose product MSGSGPIRFLKAETVAASVTSRSTSFPQSPQSPEGRLYSQPPMTNKVKQTGEMLENFLLKQHRLPGHKLTPPLSLAQASAPAPASIPQKLQQKPRQRNTGDVTPLRRPLPPEGPVPLKPKRPPSVNLELFQRSYRSCSLPSPRKQDAGSLGSGRNMSLPTVISPPKLPQRSVKPSRLPRQAATVDIEDFQKTHDDIATPDINESWTDVSHGMDEIDEDVYESIDEDQVEANLINAEKKPKKDIRRQDQERKDQMARQKKENELRKNFQLHSEDEILQTARVRHGWHGGGKLDLNVCQGETVEILRVKNNPGGKWLAPSLKGNYGYISNTCVDVDDEAFKPKMPHCDKTDMFPLPPPPPDPLQMLNLESADRDSMLEDYDGYDDVQLIAEDFPPPPPEVSIDPKVVNELRKRFKYDGPITVLHTMMVDPNSIIKKPGGKDLHVTQGEILDVIHFTNKKEALCRNKFGKYGYVSRSLLIQMEGDIYDDVEYASGELYLHPCVNALCKCHANCGNLYLPFSFQTSTTMNLLILATNIRISKHKQKDRTQRDTQLHTLFQDYHLENQ is encoded by the exons TCAATCACCTCAAAGTCCTGAAGGTAGACTATACTCTCAGCCACCAATGACCAACAAGGTAAAGCAGACAGGGGAGATGCTGGAGAACTTCCTGCTGAAGCAGCATCGGCTTCCAGGCCACAAACTGACCCCTCCGTTAAGTCTAGCTCAGGCATCAGCACCGGCCCCTGCCTCCATCCCTCAAAAGCTTCAACAGAAGCCTCGACAGAGGAACACAGGGGATGTGACCCCGCTGAGAAGGCCCCTGCCCCCAGAAGGACCTGTACCACTGAAACCCAAAAGGCCACCCAGTGTCAACCTGGAGCTGTTCCAAAGGTCATACAGATCTTGTTCACTTCCAAGCCCAAGAAAACAAGATG CAGGTTCTCTGGGTTCAGGCAGAAACATGTCTCTACCCACAGTTATCAGTCCTCCAAAGCTGCCACAGCGATCAGTCAAGCCCAGCAGGCTGCCAAGGCAAGCAGCCACCGT GGACATTGAGGACTTTCAGAAAACCCACGATGACATTGCGACACCGGATATCAACG aaTCCTGGACTGACGTTTCTCATGGTATGGATGAG ATTGATGAAGATGTATACGAGTCTATTGATGA AGACCAAGTTGAGGCGAATCTCATAAATGCTGAGAAAAAGCCCAAAAAAGACATAAGGAGGCAAGACCAGGAGAGGAAAGATCAGATGGCGcgtcagaaaaaagaaaatgaattgaGAAAGAACTTTCAG CTGCACAGTGAGGATGAGATTCTTCAAACAGCCAGGGTTCGGCATGGATGGCATGGCGGAGGAAAACTGGATCTTAATGTGTGCCAAGGTGAGACTGTGGAGATCCTCCGAGTGAAGAATAACCCAGGAGGCAAATGGTTGGCTCCATCGCTGAAAGGAAACT ACGGGTACATCAGCAACACATGCGTGGATGTTGACGATGAGGCATTCAAACCTAAAATGCCCCATTGTGACAAAACAGACATGTTCCCGCTGCCTCCCCCACCTCCAGACCCTCTACAGATGTTAAACCTGGAGTCCGCTGACAGAGACAG CATGCTTGAAGATTACG ATGGCTATGATGACGTTCAACTCATAGCTGAGGATttcccccctccaccacctgaAGTCAG CATAGATCCAAAAGTTGTGAACGAGCTGAGAAAAAGATTTAAG TATGATGGGCCCATCACTGTCCTGCACACCATGATGGTGGATCCTAATAGCATCATAAAGAAGCCAGGAGGGAAGGATCTGCATGTGACTCAGGGAGAAATCCTGGATGTCATCCATTTCACCAACAAAAAGGAAGCTCTCTGTCGCAACAAGTTTGGAAAAT ATGGTTATGTGTCCAGAAGTCTTCTCATTCAAAT GGAAGGAGATATTTATGACGATGTTGAGTATGCAAGTGGTGAGCTATATTTGCATCCTTGTGTAAATGCTTTGTGTAAATGCCATGCAAACTGTGGAAATTTATATTtgccattttcttttcagacatCTACGACAATGAATCTCCTCATCCTAGCTACTAATATACGTATATCCAAACACAAGCAAAAGGACagaacacagagagacacacagctgcacacactTTTCCAAGACTACCATTTAGAAAATCAGTAA
- the pex11g gene encoding peroxisomal membrane protein 11C isoform X2 produces MQESVESLVRTLESYRGRDKVIRTVCYGSQLIGGVLNRKTESEVSSQQLGRSLLLFSAQLSHCRTVLRLFDDLSMMAYSHSYGMGAGEEDKGLRWISVLTNVADQLYYPCEHIAWAADAELIKVKSDKWWLFGTVLWGTSLLLGILRSLRVLILLKKKLKTCQKDSSGNSCSQLHRQMQREILSVLSSMADISNAIHWMPAGFLWAGRFPDWLVGLMGTVSSVIGLVQMNTDSRNQADIL; encoded by the exons ATGCAGGAGTCTGTGGAGTCTCTTGTGCGAACGCTGGAGTCCTACAGAGGGAGAGATAAAGTT ATTAGGACAGTCTGTTATGGCTCTCAGCTGATTGGAGGAGTTCTTAACCGGAAGACTGAATCAGAAGTTTCATCTCAACAACTTGGGAGAagtctgctgctgttttctgcaCAGCTCAGCCACTGCCGAACAGTGCTGAGGCTGTTTGATGATCTATCCATGATGGCTTACTCCCACAGCTATGGGATGGGGGCCGGG GAGGAGGACAAAGGCTTGCGCTGGATATCAGTGCTGACCAATGTGGCCGACCAGCTGTATTATCCCTGTGAACACATTGCGTGGGCTGCTGATGCTGAGCTCATTAAAGTGAAATCTGATAAATGGTGGCTATTTGGAACGGTGCTCTGGGGAACATCGCTGCTACTGGGAATACTCAG ATCACTCCGAGTTCTGATCTTactgaagaagaagctgaagacATGTCAGAAGGACAGCAGTGGTAACAG ttGCTCTCAGCTCCACAGACAGATGCAAAGGGAGATTCTTTCTGTCCTCAGCAGCATGGCTGACATCAGTAATGCCATTCATTGGATGCCGGCCGGCTTCTTGTGGGCGGGACGATTCCCCGACTGGTTGGTGGGTCTGATGGGTACTGTCTCATCTGTTATTGGTTTGGTCCAGATGAATACAGACAGCAGGAACCAAGCAGACATTTTATAG
- the si:ch73-40i7.5 gene encoding amyloid-beta A4 precursor protein-binding family A member 3, whose amino-acid sequence MDSDVCPTDKLASAPPVSSCFTTIPADGTSEIEVPRETMAPVPGSEVEELESYNLIEPPPLDWRSDSSSEAGSGDDLDDPIFPPSVENLDNANPSGPVSLPLNTSDTVDSLDVNQQEHVGNIVLPVQDIKVDLEGLVSVEDSEDVGEYQEEITICEVKSRYREEDHEVADRKSGDEDHSRIHHLLNQLQLMGEDHCCNQQTQHYPEEHYYSSLSELEACAPSLITDSSTETTGLLFSERHQRDMLGMLHFTEIGAPQHQTCLPHREVDAVVSVSYSQEDAQRFWGNHGNGEQQRHRDTSLSSLPDDEYPEPVWKKLGEEPPEDEEAAGENEQNTDQPSYKDVPGPCDPEDLLEGVVFGAKYLGSTQLKSEKNPSTNARMTQAQEAVDRIKAPEGESQPMTEVDLFISTQRIKVLTADTQEAMMDHALQMISYIADIGDIVVLMARRKLKVQDGGSASNSSSSSARPQKKCLMICHVFSSDDAQIIAQAIGQAFGVAYQQFLQTNGIKTSDLRPGEYSEYLESQELYNGDLAHFSDSQNIRDVVITKAAGEILGLAVVESGWGSILPTVVVANLLHGGPAERCGELSIGDRIMSVNNTSMVGLPITTCQNIIRDLKSQKYVKLSIVHCPPVTMAIIRRPDPMFQLGFSVEDGIICSLMRGGIAERGGIRVGHRIIEINGQSVVATPHDKIIQILTNAVGEIHLKTMPASTYRLLTGQEQPVFL is encoded by the exons ATGGACTCAGATGTCTGTCCAACTGATAAGCTAGCCTCTGCACCGCCCGTCTCCTCGTGTTTTACCACCATCCCCGCTGATGGAACCTCAGAGATTGAGGTCCCTAGAGAGACTATGGCACCTGTGCCAGGATCAGAGGTGGAGGAACTAGAGTCCTACAACTTGATTGAGCCCCCTCCATTAGACTGGAGGTCCGACTCATCAAGTGAGGCAGGCTCTGGAGATGACCTCGATGACCCCATCTTCCCTCCCTCTGTTGAAAATCTGGATAATGCCAATCCCAGTGGGCCAGTCTCGTTGCCTTTGAACACTAGTGACACTGTGGATTCACTTGATGTGAACCAACAGGAACATGTAGGAAATATTGTATTGCCAGTTCAGGATATTAAAGTGGATTTGGAAGGACTGGTGAGTGTTGAAGACTCAGAGGACGTTGGGGAATACCAGGAAGAGATCACCATATGTGAGGTTAAGAGTAGGTATAGAGAAGAGGACCATGAGGTTGCGGACAGAAAATCAGGTGATGAAGACCACAGTCGCATCCACCACTTGCTCAATCAACTCCAGCTGATGGGAGAAGACCATTGTTGcaaccaacaaacacaacattatcCTGAGGAGCATTATTACTCCAGCTTGTCTGAGCTGGAAGCTTGTGCTCCCTCTCTAATAACAGACAGCAGCACTGAAACCACAGGGTTGCTGTTTTCTGAACGCCACCAGAGAGACATGCTGGGGATGCTGCACTTCACAGAGATAGGCGCACCACAACATCAGACATGTCTGCCACACAGAGAGGTTGATGCCGTAGTATCAGTGTCCTATAGTCAGGAGGACGCACAAAGGTTCTGGGGGAATCATGGGAATGGTGAACAGCAGCGACACAGAGACACCTCCCTCAGTTCTCTACCTGACGATGAATATCCAGAGCCTGTATGGAAGAAGCTGGGTGAGGAGCCTCCAGAGGACGAAGAGGCCGCTGGAGAGAATGAGCAG AATACAGATCAACCATCATATAAAGATG tTCCTGGTCCATGTGACCCTGAAGATTTACTGGAAGGAGTAGTATTTGGAGCCAAGTATTTGGGCTCCACTCAGCTCAAATCTGAGAAGAACCCCTCGACCAATGCCCGCATGACCCAAGCTCAGGAGGCTGTGGACCGCATCAAG GCACCAGAGGGAGAGTCTCAGCCAATGACAGAGGTGGATCTGTTCATCTCAACCCAGAGAATTAAAGTGCTGACTGCTGACACACAA GAAGCCATGATGGATCACGCTCTGCAGATGATTTCGTACATTGCAGACATTGGTGACATTGTGGTCCTTATGGCACGGAGGAAACTTAAAGTGCAGGATGGCGGCTCAGCCTCCAACTCCTCGTCGTCTTCCGCCAGGCCTCAGAAGAAGTGCTTAATGATCTGCCACGTGTTCTCGTCTGATGAC GCTCAGATCATAGCCCAGGCTATTGGTCAGGCATTCGGCGTGGCCTACCAGCAGTTCCTTCAGACCAACGGCATCAAGACCAGCGATCTGAGGCCTGGAGAGTACAGTGAATACCTGGAAAGTCAGGAGCTCTACAATGGAGACCTGGCCCACTTCTCCGACTCTCAGAACATCCGAGAT GTGGTCATCACCAAAGCTGCTGGAGAGATTTTGGGTCTGGCGGTGGTGGAGTCCGGGTGGGGATCCATCCTACCCACAGTGGTGGTGGCCAACCTCCTTCATGGTGGTCCTGCTGAGCGCTGTGGTGAACTCAGTATTGGTGATCGCATTATGTCGGTTAACAATACCAGCATGGTGGGACTTCCCATCACTACCTGCCAGAATATCATCCGG gACTTAAAAAGCCAAAAGTACGTGAAGCTTAGCATAGTCCACTGCCCACCAGTCACCATGGCAATTATCAGGAGGCCAGACCCAATGTTTCAGCTGGGTTTCAGTGTAGAGGATGGCATT ATCTGCAGCCTGATGCGGGGGGGTATTGCGGAAAGAGGAGGCATTCGTGTTGGGCACCGCATCATTGAAATCAATGGACAGAGTGTCGTCGCCACGCCCCACGACAAGATCATCCAGATCCTGACCAATGCTGTTGGAGAG ATTCACTTGAAAACTATGCCAGCCTCAACGTATCGACTCTTAACTGGACAAGAGCAGCCGGTGTTTCTTTGA
- the pex11g gene encoding peroxisomal membrane protein 11C isoform X1, protein MQESVESLVRTLESYRGRDKVIRTVCYGSQLIGGVLNRKTESEVSSQQLGRSLLLFSAQLSHCRTVLRLFDDLSMMAYSHSYGMGAGEEDKGLRWISVLTNVADQLYYPCEHIAWAADAELIKVKSDKWWLFGTVLWGTSLLLGILRSLRVLILLKKKLKTCQKDSSGNSSCSQLHRQMQREILSVLSSMADISNAIHWMPAGFLWAGRFPDWLVGLMGTVSSVIGLVQMNTDSRNQADIL, encoded by the exons ATGCAGGAGTCTGTGGAGTCTCTTGTGCGAACGCTGGAGTCCTACAGAGGGAGAGATAAAGTT ATTAGGACAGTCTGTTATGGCTCTCAGCTGATTGGAGGAGTTCTTAACCGGAAGACTGAATCAGAAGTTTCATCTCAACAACTTGGGAGAagtctgctgctgttttctgcaCAGCTCAGCCACTGCCGAACAGTGCTGAGGCTGTTTGATGATCTATCCATGATGGCTTACTCCCACAGCTATGGGATGGGGGCCGGG GAGGAGGACAAAGGCTTGCGCTGGATATCAGTGCTGACCAATGTGGCCGACCAGCTGTATTATCCCTGTGAACACATTGCGTGGGCTGCTGATGCTGAGCTCATTAAAGTGAAATCTGATAAATGGTGGCTATTTGGAACGGTGCTCTGGGGAACATCGCTGCTACTGGGAATACTCAG ATCACTCCGAGTTCTGATCTTactgaagaagaagctgaagacATGTCAGAAGGACAGCAGTGGTAACAG cagttGCTCTCAGCTCCACAGACAGATGCAAAGGGAGATTCTTTCTGTCCTCAGCAGCATGGCTGACATCAGTAATGCCATTCATTGGATGCCGGCCGGCTTCTTGTGGGCGGGACGATTCCCCGACTGGTTGGTGGGTCTGATGGGTACTGTCTCATCTGTTATTGGTTTGGTCCAGATGAATACAGACAGCAGGAACCAAGCAGACATTTTATAG
- the LOC137599457 gene encoding eukaryotic translation initiation factor 1b-like, giving the protein MNSIDQLQPQNLKILEKICPFAHSIVGDDNLFPGSKEYIHIRIQQRNGGKTLTTVQGLSVIYDKKKLVKAFKKSFACNGTVIEHPEYGEVIQLQGDQRRNIYQFMLDVHLAKEEQLKVHGF; this is encoded by the exons ATGAACAGTATTGACCAGTTACAGCCCCAAAACCTGAAGATTCTGGAGAAGATCT GCCCGTTTGCTCATTCAATTGTGGGTGATGATAACCTGTTCCCTGGCTCTAAAGAATACATCCACATAAGAATTCAACAGCGTAACGGCGGGAAGACACTCACCACCGTCCAGGGTCTTTCTGTTATCTATGACAAAAAGAAGCTAGTCAAGGCTTTCAAAAAG TCGTTTGCGTGCAATGGGACAGTGATTGAGCACCCAGAGTATGGTGAAGTGATTCAGCTACAGGGTGACCAGCGCAGGAATATCTACCAGTTCATGTTGGAT GTTCACCTGGCAAAGGAGGAGCAGCTCAAAGTCCACGGTTTTTAA
- the LOC137599405 gene encoding ankyrin repeat and EF-hand domain-containing protein 1-like produces the protein MSSSVAKSALQIRQIYRLIQFLHKGDTEMIEKMIKLGVDNIINLTEPQEGIGLLHIAISANNQDMISFLLSKGASPDIKDKKGRSSVMLAAELGNDVIMEQLAQSHANFKLQDSEGKGVLFYCTFPTECHTQCLQVALKHQADVNNVSTEGDHIFRLMCENAKEFSSRCLSMLDAGADPNATNERTGVTALMEAAKAGSPEVVGTILKKGGNPNAVDNKGSSAPHYAAMGGCFEVIPVLSAYSVDLDVVNMDTCTPMHYAAAAGNTNSCKFLAQRGCTSNLKNREGLLPHQIAKDAGHKAAVKVLKKAQKAKKSSKESSESTFISDLWVLTLHDWFVENETELRQAFEEDKSDTVTKETLISVLGELKAPVEQEQLKKIISALDQSHTGSVSINDLIKGAKYIKKPFLLASYLPKKKGGKGKKGGKGKKGKKGKVLLEPIPYHPPELMARRPDGGPPLFMIEKDTDTRRPEHHPILDDSTWYTDETEKTYISINYCVRRGDLKSIEQALAQGVPVDITDQYHKTPLMVACATGNYEIAQYLLSLGADVKAVDNFFWTPLHHAAYAGELQLVKLLVESGADIDAWAVNGGTPLINAIQKSQLSCVEFLINEGADVEAENKAGKNCLDIANNFGDSSIIELLKSTMEPPSEAEKGGKASKAKPAKAKAAK, from the exons ATGAGTAGCAGTGTAGCAAAGAGCGCCCTGCAGATCAGGCAGATCTACCGCCTCATTCAGTTTCTCCATAAAGGGGACACAGAGATGATTGAGAAGATGATAAAACTTGGCGTGGATAACATCATCAATCTCACTGAGCCACAGGAGGGCATAGGGTTGCTTCATATAGCAATTTCAGCCAACAATCAGG ACATGATCAGCTTCCTTCTCTCCAAGGGAGCGAGCCCTGACATTAAGGACAAGAAGGGCCGCAGTTCTGTCATGTTAGCCGCTGAGCTGGGGAATGATGTGATAATGGAGCAGCTAGCTCAGAGCCATGCTAACTTTAAGCTTCAGGATAGCGAGGGTAAAG GTGTGTTGTTCTACTGTACTTTCCCTACCGAGTGCCACACACAATGCCTGCAGGTGGCGCTGAAGCACCAGGCAGATGTCAACAATGTGTCAACTGAGGGGGATCATATCTTCCGGCTGATGTGTGAAAACGCCAAGGAGTTTTCGTCAAGGTGTCTCAGCATGCTGGATGCTGGTGCTGACCCCAATGCAACCAATGAG AGAACTGGTGTCACAGCGTTGATGGAAGCAGCCAAAGCTGGCTCTCCTGAGGTCGTTGGCACTATTCTGAAGAAGGGAGGAAACCCCAACGCTGTGGATAATAAAGGCTCCTCAGCCCCTCACTATGCCGCCATGGGGGGTTGCtttgag gTGATTCCGGTGCTCTCTGCTTACTCAGTAGATCTGGATGTGGTCAACATGGACACATGCACACCTATGCACTATGCTGCTGCGGCCGGCAATACTAACAGCTGCAAGTTCCTGGCACAGAGAg GTTGCACATCCAACCTGAAGAACAGGGAAGGGTTGCTCCCACATCAGATTGCAAAAGATGCTGGTCACAAAGCTGCAGTCAAAGTGCTGAAAAAAGCACAGAAGGCAAAGAAATCGAGCAAAGAATCCAGTGAGAGTACTTTCATCTCAGATCTTTGGGTTCTGACGCTCCATGATTGGTTTGTAGAGAATGAGACTGAATTACGTCAAGCCTTTGAGGAGGACAAGTCAGACACAGTTACCAAAGAGACATTAATTTCAGTGTTGGGGGAACTAAAAGCTCCAGTTGAACAAGAACAACTCAAGAAAATCATCTCAGCCCTTGACCAATCACATACGGGTAGTGTGAGTATTAACGATTTAATCAAAGGTGCGAAATACATCAAGAAACCATTTCTCCTCGCATCATACTTACCTAAGAAAAAAGGAGGCAAGGGaaaaaagggaggaaaagggaaaaaggGTAAGAAGGGTAAGGTTCTCCTGGAGCCTATTCCTTACCACCCGCCAGAGCTTATGGCCCGCCGGCCCGATGGAGGTCCACCCCTCTTCATGATTGAGAAGGACACAGACACTCGCAGACCTGAACACCACCCCATATTAGATGACTCAACATGGTACACAGACGAGACAGAGAAGACATATATCAGTATCAACTACtgtgtgaggagaggagactTAAAGTCTATAGAGCAGGCTCTCGCTCAGGGCGTTCCTGTGGACATTACTGATCAATATCACAAGACCCCCCTGATGGTTGCCTGCGCCACCGGCAACTATGAGATTGCTCAGTACCTCCTCAGTCTAGG GGCGGACGTGAAAGCTGTTGACAATTTCTTCTGGACACCCCTTCACCATGCAGCTTACGCTGGCGAATTGCAACTGGTCAAGCTTCTGGTTGAGTCTGGGGCTGACATAGATGCTTGGGCTGTCAATGGAGGCACACCCCTCATAAATGCCATTCAGAAGTCTCAGCTCTCTTGTGTGGAATTCCTGATCAACGAGGGTGCCGATGTGGAAGCAGAGAACAAAGCAG GAAAAAACTGCCTCGACATTGCCAACAACTTTGGCGACTCCAGTATAATTGAGTTGTTGAAAAGTACAATGGAACCCCCGTCCGAAGCAGAAAAGGGGGGCAAAGCTTCAAAGGCTAAACCCGCTAAAGCAAAGGCAGCCAAGTAA